The following DNA comes from Gammaproteobacteria bacterium.
CTACCAAGATGCTAATCTGGTAGTAATTAATACCTGCGGCTTTCTTGATGCGGCAGTAGAGGAATCCTTGGAAGCGATTGGCGATGCCCTCGCCGAAAATGGGCGGGTGGTGGTGACTGGTTGTCTCGGCGCGCGCGCTGAAGTAATCCGCAGCAATTATCCCGATATTTTGGCAGTGACCGGACCACATGCCCTAGAAGAAGTCATGGCGGCCATTCATGCGTATCTTCCACCACCGCATCATCCTTATCATGCGCTAATTCCTCCCGCTGGACTCAAACTTACACCATCCCATTATGCCTATCTGAAAATTGCTGAGGGTTGCAACCACCGCTGCACCTTTTGCATTATTCCCAGTCTACGCGGTGATTTAGTGAGTCGTCCAATTGACGCAGTATTGGCGGAGGCGGAACATTTAGTGGATGCCGGCGTACAGGAATTGCTGGTGATTGCTCAGGATACCAGTGCTTATGGAGCTGATCTTAAATATCGTCGCGGTTTCTGGAATGGTCGGCCGGTGCGTACCCGACTGCCGGAACTTGCCCAAGCACTGGGTGAGATGGGGATATGGGTACGGTTACATTATGTTTATCCCTACCCACTGGTGGATGAGATCGTTCCTTTAATGGCCGATGGTTATCTGCTGCCGTATCTGGACGTACCGTTCCAACACGCCAGCCCGTCAGTGCTCAAAGCCATGCGCCGTCCGGCGGATACTGAGGATACCCTCGCACGTATCCGCGCCTGGCGATTGATTTGTCCTGACCTGGTCTTGCGCAGCACGTTTATCGTCGGTTTTCCTGGAGAAACCGAGGACGATTTCAAACGTTTACTCGATTTTTTAGCAAATGCTTCATTGGATCGAGTAGGATGTTTTACTTATTCACCTGTTGCGGGTGCCGTTGCCAATCATTTTCCCAATCAAGTTCCTGATGAAATCAAAGAAGAACGTCAAGAACGCCTGATGGAGCTTCAGGCTACTATCTCTGCGGAGCGCCTGGAGCGTTATCTGGGTAAACGGTTGATGGTATTGATTGACGCAGTAGATGAAAATGGAGCAATCGCGCGTGGCCCCGGCGACGCCCCGGAAATTGATGGCGTGGTTTATATCGACGACGGACAAGCGTTTGCGCCTGGTGAATTCCATGAAGTGGAAATAATGGATGCCGATGAACACGATTTGTGGGCGGTACCGATAAAAAAAATTGAACACTAATTTTTTGAGGAAATAATGGTAATTATTCCCGCGATTGACATTAAAAATGGAAAATGCGTGCGCTTGCGTCAAGGGCGTATGAACGAGGAGACCGTTTTTTCCGATGAGCCGCGCGTGATGGCACGGCGCTGGGTAGCAGCAGGAGCGCGGCGGCTGCATCTCGTTGACCTTGACGGAGCCTTCGCCGGGCGTCCGGTGAATTCCAGGGTTATTGAGGCGATTGTGCGCGATTATCCGGATCTACTCATCCAGGTAGGAGGAGGAATTCGAGATACCGATACCATCGCTGAGTATTTAACGATGGGGGTTAACTACGTCATCCTGGGTACTAAAGCGGTCACTAATCCAGAATTCGTTGAAAAATCTTGTCAGTCCTTTCCGGGACACATTCTAGTTGGCCTGGATGCTAGGGGAGGTAAGGTAGCTATTGAGGGCTGGTCTAAGCTTTCATCTCATGACACGA
Coding sequences within:
- the rimO gene encoding ribosomal protein S12 methylthiotransferase RimO, with the protein product MIENNILPKIGLVSLGCPKALVDSERIVTRLRAEGYLLSANYQDANLVVINTCGFLDAAVEESLEAIGDALAENGRVVVTGCLGARAEVIRSNYPDILAVTGPHALEEVMAAIHAYLPPPHHPYHALIPPAGLKLTPSHYAYLKIAEGCNHRCTFCIIPSLRGDLVSRPIDAVLAEAEHLVDAGVQELLVIAQDTSAYGADLKYRRGFWNGRPVRTRLPELAQALGEMGIWVRLHYVYPYPLVDEIVPLMADGYLLPYLDVPFQHASPSVLKAMRRPADTEDTLARIRAWRLICPDLVLRSTFIVGFPGETEDDFKRLLDFLANASLDRVGCFTYSPVAGAVANHFPNQVPDEIKEERQERLMELQATISAERLERYLGKRLMVLIDAVDENGAIARGPGDAPEIDGVVYIDDGQAFAPGEFHEVEIMDADEHDLWAVPIKKIEH
- the hisA gene encoding 1-(5-phosphoribosyl)-5-((5-phosphoribosylamino)methylideneamino) imidazole-4-carboxamide isomerase, encoding MVIIPAIDIKNGKCVRLRQGRMNEETVFSDEPRVMARRWVAAGARRLHLVDLDGAFAGRPVNSRVIEAIVRDYPDLLIQVGGGIRDTDTIAEYLTMGVNYVILGTKAVTNPEFVEKSCQSFPGHILVGLDARGGKVAIEGWSKLSSHDTIEIALGFERMGVDSIIYTDIGRDGMMTGVNVDATVALARALTIPVIASGGISNLEDIRSLCAVADEGILGAITGRAIYEGTLDFTTAQQLADALTVISS